The proteins below come from a single Indicator indicator isolate 239-I01 chromosome 12, UM_Iind_1.1, whole genome shotgun sequence genomic window:
- the SLC7A13 gene encoding solute carrier family 7 member 13: MGEGKSDDLKVVQSKEKAKIQLKRNIGYFDGVSFIVGSIVGAGIFVSPTGVLKHSLLNVGVALTIWTASGLVSLMGALCYAELGTTLPFSGGEYSHIKRGLGSLPAFMFIWTSTFTKPASNAARALLFAEYATQPFYGICPAPEVLKKCLALVVLWSLGILNGRSVKMAAWVQTVFTLLKMTALSVIAVGGIVLLAGGRKENLVRFENPFSSESPSASQIAEAFFQGLYAYGGWWSLNYMAEEMKNPSRNIPLTVMTAVPAVIVFYLLVNISYLTVLTPKEIVSSVAVAVTWADRVIPSVAWIIPLSVAVSIFGALNSSMFTLGRLSYAGSQSGHLPVLISMLNVHTCTPAPAIIFSTTIASIFIIPSDLITLTNYFGFSAWLMIGLTCASLVVLRYREPDLHRPYKVFLPVPFVMVAMSFFLVLAPIVWSPNLQYVYAFLFMLGSLIVYLPFIHFKLHFAFLDKITCHLQLLLEVCPADGCAEGKHE; encoded by the exons ATGGGAGAAGGCAAAAGCGATGATCTGAAAGTTgtgcaaagcaaagaaaaggcCAAGATACAACTCAAAAGGAATATAGGTTATTTTGATGGGGTAAGTTTTATTGTGGGATCAATTGTTGGGGCAGGGATCTTTGTGTCTCCCACAGGGGTGCTAAAGCATTCCTTACTCAACGTCGGTGTTGCGCTAACGATCTGGACTGCATCTGGGCTGGTTTCTCTGATGGGGGCCCTCTGCTATGCGGAGCTGGGGACCACTCTCCCCTTTTCTGGAGGAGAATACAGCCATATTAAAAGAGGCCTTGGATCCCTACCTGCCTTCATGTTCATCTGGACGTCAACATTTACCAAGCCAGCATCAAATGCAGCTCGAGCCTTGCTGTTTGCTGAATATGCTACCCAGCCCTTCTATGGCATTTGCCCCGCACCAGAAGTGCTGAAAAAGTGCTTGGCCTTGGTCGTTCTCTGGTCCCTGGGGATCCTGAATGGCCGCAGCGTCAAAATGGCAGCGTGGGTGCAGACAGTTTTCACTCTGCTGAAGATGACGGCCTTGTCTGTAATTGCTGTCGGTGGTATAGTTCTCCTCGCTGGTGGGAGAAAGGAGAATCTGGTGAGGTTTGAGAACCCATTCAGCTCAGAGAGCCCCAGTGCGTCACAGATTGCTGAAGCCTTCTTCCAAGGACTGTACGCCTACGGTGGCTGGTGGTCCCTCAATTATATGGCAG AGGAGATGAAAAATCCTAGCAGAAATATCCCTTTAACTGTGATGACTGCTGTTCCTGCAgtaattgttttttatttactgGTAAACATCTCATATCTGACTGTCCTCACACCTAAGGAAATTGTCTCTTCAG TTGCTGTGGCTGTCACTTGGGCTGATCGAGTGATCCCCTCTGTTGCCTGGATCATTCCTCTCTCTGTGGCTGTATCGATATTTGGTGCCCTCAACAGCAGCATGTTCACACTAGGTCGATTAAGCTATGCTGGAAGTCAATCAGGACATTTGCCTGTTCTAATATCCATGCTTAATGTCCACACCTGTACTCCAGCACCAGCCATTATTTTTTCAACCACCATTGCATCCATTTTTATCATCCCCTCTGACCTTATTACGTTAACAAATTACTTTGGATTTTCTGCCTGGCTTATGATTGGATTGACTTGTGCAAGCCTGGTTGTACTTCGGTACCGGGAACCTGATCTGCATCGGCCTTACAAA gtGTTTCTACCGGTTCCATTTGTGATGGTGGCAATGTCTTTCTTCTTGGTTTTAGCTCCCATTGTCTGGTCTCCAAACCTGCAATATGTTTATGCTTTCCTATTTATGCTGGGAAGTCTGATTGTGTATCTGCCTTTTATacattttaaattgcattttgcatttcttGATAAAATCACTTGCCACTTACAGCTCCTCTTGGAAGTCTGTCCTGCTGATGGATGTGCCGAGGGCAAGCATGAATAA